The DNA window gttcctggtgcacagaaacgcttttccggtcccctcgatcctgagggccaagactccctctttggggcttgcccctctgcggacctttccctttagggaaatctgagcggacccttcgcggatcccgcacctttttctttcgcccaggggtagaagtagggttttttgtttgattttcctcagcagggtgtcttatagggctaggctccctaggtttttgctgctgggaattaggcgaagacgtagctggctctccgtcgagcccagcggccattgccttggggtgcacgtgaataccagctgcctccatggctttctgcatggctaacatcacttcctgcattttttggttttgcgctttctgagcttcgatctcggcttcatgatcgatagctttttgtctgaggagcaccagctctgagtaacttcctccgtcgtaggcatactcgtcgaggttttcctcgtagttctcgtcggggactatttcttcttcttcttcctcggactcctctgccgctcttgaggccacatcttcctcatttggatcttgagcatcttccagagggcgaggatgacgtgtacttcttgtctccaccattcttgtgaagtcaaatgcttgttatgtagcagctttcctcagctctcaatgaaagcaccaaaatgttgaccgagattttcggcaactattaaaatatgattatagttgtgagctgtaagaaagcgagatgaggatttttacgtggttggggcgttaatgagccttagtccacgagtctttgttattgatggatgtatttaatacagattccacacttgagagaatgttcttctcataaatacagagaatgttcttggtgagtattttctcttctttctcttatgcaacccaagattctcgaccccattaaatgagctttgagggggtatttatagtgttttggtggggtgatccctaggattgttcttacaaatgtatctgtaagtatccatgaagttgggtattcccaatgaatataccatgggtgatgcatggtcaaatccctaggtgctgtagggtttttatgaggaatgtcctttttgccttgtgattgacgtgactcttcgcagagtagccgtcgctagacttaaatgatcattactgtagcgctgctgtttgggggttgtgccgtcagactttattgcgtgttacagtcccaacacgcttcctcccatgcggcattaaatgcgacttgattactcaggagaggcctgacacatcccggagaggcttcatgctatgtgagcttccgggagtaccttgtactccgggtgcctcctccgggacccatgcccagggtgcttccttgtggcgcacaaagacttatcaaatatttacaagttatctgatctgcgtgtcccttttcgactggtccacgtattttgggcgaattcaggggcaacagtaaacaaatataataattgcgcacttaattgtagaataattaaatattcacattcttaaaatatcacaattattataattacatgtaaaaataaagcatgtaattaatttaccaagttaaaaactttccataataatttattactaaataacatataatatatgaagatatatgttaaataagaatgGAACGTTTAAaacaaatgtaatttaattgaaaaaatcaacaaaaataaggaaataaaatataattccaaaaataaatcaaaataataaaattttggaattttcttaaatttttcttaattttccttttttttttttgaaaaaactgcCCTGAAAAACGACACCGACGACCAAAAttcatgaaatcaattccaaaatgatctaaatgaaaaaattaagccattcatatagatttcatgcatcgAAAACACgtaaaacaaagactttaaaaacaccaaaaatttcgggtccgatttttttttttttggagatttCTTTGTTTTCCAAAATGAGTTTTCATGCTttagaacaatctatattaatatatgaatgtattgattcagaatgtataatgtatatataaatatatatacatatatatacagaaaataaaataatgtatcgtatgtatatatataatcatgaaatgtatatatgtatatatttatatatagcatTTAGGTATATAAACAATATGATATAATGAATATAtgaacacatatatatatacaatatatatacctaatgaaatgaagaaaatatctatatatatatatgtataaactgtatatgaatatatatatatataaactgaatgtatatataaacagaatgtatatgaatatatatatataaactgaatgtatataggtatatacgtatgaaaatgtatatatataatatgaatgtaTATACGAACCCGAAAacgaatatataatatatatatatacaacatatatacgtaatgaaatgaagaaaaatatatatatatactgtatatgaatatatatatatggactgAATGAATAAAgaagtatatatgtatgaaaatatatatgtatatataattaggattgaatgaatatgaatatatatatatacacgaacaaaatatatatatatgaacactgaattaaatatatatatataaacactatatatacgagtatatatatataaatgaaattcaaactaaaatcaaggcagagataaaaaccgctctgataccaactgttagacatttatttgtatagactaaaacatacatgattatgaataaagtgcggaattaataaatcatatatgcactataatttaaggatcgaaatacctctagccattgaatctttgagCTTTAGTCCCATATAAGcatgatctgcaaaagaaaccgattgatgtgggtaatcgggcttcctcgttctctcaactctctttagatggaattttgctgctatgaacagaatgagtgagaagctcggggaccgagatcctatatttataggtgagatactccatcagtatctgcgccacattaattgtcagaatattttgacaattaattcaggaaatcaaatcaggtaatgaatatagaaatctgaccatatatagaatattacataattgattttgtccagattcaatgaatataaaatattcatttatcagaaaatcaattatttatttatttccttaaatagaaatttatttctttaaatagaaatatatttccttaaataaaaatattcttataattaTTACCACCAAATTTTTCACATATGCACAtagcaaaatattaatttagaatattaaattcaaaaccacatatatataatcaataatttctcaacaaatTTGATTAAACTCAAATCTCACCCCCACATTTGACCATAAAGTTAAAGTACCACAtatcactttaaaataaaacctctttattttattttgttctctACACATTATCTTTCAAAATAATGTGCACTCAAAATTATCATGAACCTTTAGATATCACATGATAATCTCTCAAAATACCACTTACAaattaatagaattatttttatccaTTATTTGTcctttattaacaaaattatacttaaaattTGTTAATAGATAGCATAAAATTGCTTCTTCAATTTTATGGTTATCTCCTCACTGAGATTAGTCCAATGTTAACAAAATTatttctcatcaattttgtttcaCCActttacttttaaagattcaaAATTACTTCTCTAATTTTATAATCTTATATCTCATTATTTGAATCCACAATGATCTACTTTCTTTGAGTCTAAAATTGTCCTTCCAATTTTATGAGTTCATTTCACAATTTAGATCCATTTTGATCACTTTGCTCTTGCTATGACAAGAAAAACACAAAAATGTGTAGATCACATAATTTACTTTTCttatctcataaaatgagatGATTATCACCAAAATGGAACTTCATTTCCAAGTAATTATCTTTAATCATAATATAGTCTCACAATAATAATGATAGAATGAACACATTTTTCTTATCATCATCTCCATTATCATACTATATAgtacatatattaatatgataatttatatacatatattaatacacaaaattaatatataactcccataaaattataactctcaaacaattttatgttaattaatattgcatatatgttaccatactatcataaataacatatacaaaatatcaatattaatttcacaattaaatatatatgttacatatcctATATATAACATACTAATACATTAATATATGCATATACACAATATATGTAACGCCCTTACTtatgtaaaataagatgccataaataaactggcgttaagatactaatgttgcctttattaaaaaaataataattttcaaaacatgggtacccagttgaaaataaagtattaccacttagggaaaagtaatagaaaatttaaacgacaacatcctcgataagtttaataaattttaaaaaaaacttttagcggaagatggccaagaccacacgcagttacgtgatcacacgagatacaccccatactgcccagactcaacttgtcaccgaaagcttaGAGGCTTACTTATGTGCAcatagggggtaaataaggggtgagctgcaaagcccagtaaggaaaaacaaaatactatgtaccagcattcacacatcatagcacaaacatatacatcaaacatacaacaacctaatcataagtataaatagaggtcgccacacaaatactgaaataccacacaGTCACAATCCAACTTCCATACAAATCTTgagtgtcttacgttcttaaccagaatgcagtaccaataaccagtgcacccttacgtacactgcctcacttaccacatcaccatacatgtgtggtttccaaccatttccaagtacctggaacataattaaacagccatatacaatccatcgacaagacactatttcaccgaaaccatcacattccacagtttcaatacaatttattcaagcagtcatactaggtactcaaaccatataaaaagcaagtataaagtataattattttttcttacctcaactccgctgtaattaactcctacgataccttctaggccctataacaattagtgaaacccttagtccatcgataaactcaatatatttattactcttactgtacagcaagtttagcctagaatttgactcataaaaacgtttgaattagaagtccTACTGTGCACAAGTTTTTAGTTAATAGAAAGACCTTTCTAATggtataaagatcatcaaaatcggaattataacctaggagttatgcatgttttctcaaaacagtttctttaaaatcctggatcatgccgatttctgaatatagcccaaaataaaagttttaaaatatagttaCATCCCGATCTAGACAATAATTccttcataaaaaatgtagctattttCCTAAGCTTTGAAAGgagataaagatcttttaaaatggatcaaaagtgagagagatattgaattttttactgaagacactttttctgaaacaaaacttaaaacgaaatatcctaaccgagtaaagatacaaacttttgactggtaagaactccgaattagggaaaggtttcttcaaagaaaatatggattattgaattatctttctaacagtacaagaatagctgtaaaataatagatatcgagagagatatcatacttttactaaggcaatatcagaaagaaattttaaaaaactgtaaatcgacagtcagtgtaaaacatgaattttttgaTATTGAAATAGTCAGAATTAGGaaaaagtttcttcataaaaaatatagatcattaaCTTATCTTTAAAACGGTACCTAGATCACTAAAAACGGACCTATGGGAAgagagatatgatagttttatgaaagcctatttctctaaaaacgaaaataaaaacaactatGAATTTTACCTGAAGATTTCCAAGACACGGAACGATGATCTGTTGATTGCTGACCCCGaagctcttaagattaaaacaattgatTTGGTGCTATAGCgaggataaaaaaaattgagagatgGTGAGAATAAAGGAATACGATACTATCTGGTTGCTAGGGTTCtagagtatatacgtatataacatatcgtataataggtttaaatttaaaaattaaaaatctaactaatcagataaaattatgctgatttaaattttaaattttaaactaactaatctaatgcctcactatttatttatctaactatttaatatatacatatatatcatcatTTTCTCACCCACTCACACGCAcaacaaaaaaagaaacaaaaagatattaataataataataataataataataataataataataataataataataataataataataataataataataacaatataattgtatcacacttaatataccaaataccaatatatgtatataaactggatattacattctaccctccttaaaggaaatttcgtcctcgaaattagaCTTACCAAAAAGTTCGGGGTATTGTTCTTTCATGTCTCCCTCCATTTCCCACGTTGCCTCCCTTTCTGAACGGTTGCTCCACAAAACTTTTACTAGAGGAATACTTTTGGACCTTAACTCCTTCGTTCCTCTCTCTATAATGCGAACTGGTCGCACTTCATAACTCAAGTCCTGCTTTAGCTCCATTCTTTCATAGTTCAGCACGTGTGATGGATCCGACACGTATTTTCGTAGCATAGAAATATGGAACACATTATGCGTCTCAGCTAATACTGGTGGAAATGCCAGTCGATAAGCTACCTGTCCCCCTCTGTCCAATATCTCAAAAGGACCTATAAATCTTGGACTTAGCTTTCCTCGCTTTCCAAAACGCATAACCCCTTTCATAGGTGACACTCGAAGGAACACTTTATCACCCACTGCAAATTCCACATTCCGTCTCTTTGCCTCGGCATAACTTTTTTGGCGGCTTTGTGCAGTTACCATTCTATTTCGAATCTTTTCTACCGCTTCAGTGGCCTCTCTTACTAGGTCTGGGCCTAAGTATTGCTTTTCGCCAACCTCATCCCAGTGTAGTGGTGATCGACACTTCCTCCCATACAAcatttcatagggtgccatccctattgtagattgatagctattgttgtacgagaactccatAAGTGGCAAATAGTTACTCCAATTACCTGGGAAATCAAACGCTCAAgctcgtagcatgtcttctagtaTTTGAATAGTTCGTTCTGATTTTCCATCagtttgaggatggaatgctataCTCAACTTCAGTTTTGTGCCCAAAGCACTTTGCACACTTTCCCAAAACTTAGAGGTAAAAACTGAACCTCTATCAGATACAATGGTCTTTGGGACTCCATGTAGccttacaatttcttttacatacAGTTCAGCATATTGCTCTGCGTTGTAATTAGTGCGCACAGGCAGAAAATGTGCTGATTTAGTGAGTCTGTCAATAATCACCCAGACAGAATCCTGTCGTTTGCTGTTCTTCGGTAACCCCGTCACAAAATCCATaccaatatcttcccatttctaCTTAGGAATATCAAGAGATTGCAACAACCCTGCAGGTCTCTGGTGTTCAGCCTTAACTTGCTGGCAGGTAAGGCATTTTGCTACAAATTCTGCTATATCATttttcatacccggccaccaataCCTACCTTTCAGAACATTGTACATTTTGGTTGATCCTGGGTGTAAAGAATAGGGTGTAGTGTGCGCCTCTTGTAAGATTTTTGATTGCAACTCCGCTTTCTTAGGTACACACACCCTTGCCTTGTATAGTAGAATACTCTCTTCATTAACTGAGAAGTCCCCGGCTTTCCCATTTTGTAGTTCGACCCACTTCTTGATTAAAAACTCATCTTGGGCTTGTTCTTCTTTGATATTCTCTAATAAATTTGATTCAATTGTGAGGTTAGCTAGCTTTCCTGTTACTAACTCTATTCCAAATCTCTCGATTTCCTGTTGCAACGGCACTTTTAATGTCCTTAACATTGATAAGCTTGCATAGTTGCGTCTGCTAAGTGCATCCGCCACTACATTAGCCTTTCCAAGATGGTACAatatctcacaatcgtaatcttttacCAGTTCCAACcaccgcctctgtctcatgttgagCTCTTTCTgcgtaaagaagtattttaggcttttgtgatctgtgtatatttcacacttctctccatagagGTAGTGCCTCCAAATTTTCAATGCAAAGACCACTGCTGCCAACTCtaagtcatgagttgggtacctTGTCTCATACTCCTTTAGTTGCCTAGAAGCATAGGCTACCACCTTCTCATTCTGCATCAACACACAGCCGAGCCCTTGCTTtgatgcgtcgcaatatactacaAATTTGTCTTTGTTAATTAGAACACACAGGACGGGTGCTCTTATGAGTTTATTTTTCAATGTCTGAAAGCTTTCATCACATTTATCTGTCCATGTAAATTTTTGTTGCTTTCGAGTCAGATTCGTCAATGGTGTGGCTATTTTTGGGAACCCTTCGACGAATCTCCTATAATATCCAGCTAGTCCGAGGAAACTCCGAACCTCACTTGCGGTTTTTAGTTTTGGCCAGCTCTTCACTGCTTCAATTTTCGCAGGGTCCACCTCTACCCCATCTTTGGACACTATATCGCCTAGAAACGCCACTTTctccaaccagaactcacactttttgaatttggcGTACAATTGGTGCTCTTTGAGTCTGCTTAGAGTTAGCCTTAAGTGCTCCTTGTGCTCTTCCATTGTCCTTGAATAAATGAGTATGTCATCAATGAATACCACCACAAACTTGTCAAGAtattccttgaatactctattcattaaatccatgaaggctgctggggcattggttaacccaaatgacatcactagaaattcataatgcccaTACCGTGTTTGAAATGCCGTCTTTGCTATATCTTCCTCTCGGACTTTCAATTGGTGGTACCCAGATCTCAAGTCGATCATTGAGAAGACGATCGCCCCTTGTaactgatcaaacaaatcatcgatACGAGGCAAGGGATACTTGTTCTTTATAGTCACTTTGTTCAGCTCTCGATAGTCTATACACATCCGCATACTaccgtccttcttcttgacgaacaacactggcgcaccccaaggtgagtaacttGGTCTAATGAACCCCTTGTCTAAAAGATCTTGTAGTTGagccttcaattccttcaattcaTTGGGAGCCATGCGATATGGAGCCCTCGAGATTGGTGCTGTGCCTGGTGCTAACTCAATCACAAATTCTATCTCTCTATCTAGGGGTAGTCCTAGTAGGTCTTCCGGAAAAATTTCTTGGAATTCACATACTATGTGGACATTCTCTGGCTTGAGGGTGGTTTCTCTTGACTTGTCTACTATGCTGGCCAAGTATGCTTGACATTCCGCACGTATCATCCTTTGTGCCTTCAGGGCTGTAACTAGCGATAAGCTTGACTGACTTTGATTCTTTCAAATATGAATGCCTCTCCAGATTCAGGGGTGAAAGCCACTGTCCTCTTTCGGCAGTCTATTGTTGCTCCATGTCGTGATAGCCAATCCATACCCAAGATAAGATCGTAATCCCTCATCTCTAGCTCTATCAGATCTCCACTAAGTTCCTTGTCTGCAATCCTTATTGGCGCATCCCGCACTCCTCTAGATGATATCATAACCTCACCCGAGGGAAACTCCGTCATGAACTTGTAACTAAAATTTACATACGGTAGTTCTAACTTATCTGTCATCTTTAAAGCAATAAATGAGTGCGTAGCTccagaatcaaataaaacagtacaTAGTTTTCCAGAGATAGAAATCTGACCTGCAACCACAGTGTTACTAGTCTCAGCCTCCCCTCTAGTTAGTGCAAATACTGGAGCTGGGACAAGTTTTTCATCCTTGAGTTGATCACCCTTTTACGGACAGTCCTTCTTATAGTGGCGTGGTTGCCCACACTTGTAACAAGTCTTGCCTTTCAGTCGACATTCTCCCGGATGCTTACGACCACATGTTGGGCATAGGGGGTACTCCACATATGGCTTCTTCCCTTTGTAGTTATTGGACCCTATCTTGTTTCTCTTGTCGGCTTCGTTGTGTTGGTTACTTGACAGTTTCCTTTTGTTATCACCACCTCCATTACTGGCCTTTCTGGCCTCCCACCTAGCTGTATTGTCGTTCTGTGTACGACTTTCACACAACTCAGCTTCTAGGGCTTTTTCCAGTACCTCAGCATACGTGGTTGCCCTTACTCCTGACATCGCTATGTCCCGACTTATTCGGGAGTCGAGCCCTTTAGTAAAGCGATGAATCCTCAGAAACTCGGTAGGAACCAGATCTAtggcaaactttgctaatctgTCAAATTGGCGAGCATACTCTGTAACTGTAGGCTTACCCTGCCTCAGGTTCGTGAACTCATCAACTCTAGCTGAGCGTATTGCTTCACTGtagtattttttgttaaaaacttgtACAAAGTCAGCCCAGGTCATTGCGGCCACATCCCGTGTTTGTTTAATAACATCCCACCAGATGCGGGCATCCTTTTTCAATAAACTAGCAGCACAAGCTACACTATCTCCGTTACCGAGGCGCATGTACTCAACAATACCTTCCACTGTTCTTAACCATTCCTCAGCTTCCATTGGATCTGAGCCCCCTTCAAAATTTGGTGGGTGTTGCTTGCGAAACCTTTCATATATTGGTTGCCATCAACCCTCCGACACAGGCATGTATTGCACCGGCAAAAATTGATGTTGTCCTTGATTGGGTTGTTCCTGACGGTTGTGAGGCTCTTCATCTCGCTTCCTAATTTCTTCCCTGAGACGAGCAACTTCTTGCGCCAAATCTTCTTGTTGTGGTGGCACCACTACTGGGGCGTTTTGGTGTTCTTGACCAACTACCCCAGCAGGGACTTTGTGGTTGCCCCCACCTTGACCTGGTTGTTGTCCATTTACAGGTGCATTTTGATTCTCCTGGATCACCGCCTCGGCAGGGACATGCTGGTTTCCCCTgcctcgacctcgacctcgaccGCGAGCACCTCCTCGCCCTCGACCTCTAGCTCGGTCTCTTACAGCCGCTCTTTCATTCAACCGGGTTGATCTTCTGGGTTCACCGTTTTCCATCAAATCCCTTAACTTGTTCTTCAAAAGAAAGGAGATGGTAGCGATAAGAAAAATAACCAAAGATGTATCTCGCTCAAAAAGGAAATATCTATACACTAAAttatataaactaaaaaaaaacgtaaatcatcaagcaacaattcaccatgtaaaataaataaataaataatcttcacttatataaaaaaaaattacaataataagaaaattgttTGAGTTATACTAAAATTCTAACTCCGAAGAATCAGTTAATTATTTCGATTAACCATACCCTAAACTTCTAGCTAActaaaggaaaatcaaaagataAAGACTAAACCAAATTTAACACATAAGACATAACATATATAAAGCATACATACTTGATGACAAGTTGATCCTTTGCAGCGATGGTGTGTATGTCACGTGAATTCAAGATCAATGTAACTGTGGCTCTGGtaccatttgtaacgcccttacttacgtaaaataagatgccataaataaactggcgttaagatactaatgttgcctttattaaaaaaataacaattttcaaaacatgggtacccagttgaaaataaagtattaccacttagggaaaagtaatataaaatttaaacgacaacatcctcgataagtttaataaattttaaaaaaaactctcagcggaagatggccaagaccacacgcagtcacatgatcacacgagatacaccccatactgcccagactcaacttgtcaccgaaagcttacaggcttacttatctgcacatagggggtaaataaggggtgagctgcaaagcccagtaaggaaaacaAAATCCTATGtaccagcattcacacatcatagcacaaacatatacatcaaacataaAACAACCTAAtcaagtataaatagaggcagccacacaaatactgaaataccacacactcacactccagcttccatacaaatctggagtgtcttacgttcttaaccagaacgcagtgccaataaccagtgcacccttacgtacactgcctcacttaccacatcaccatacatgtgtggtttccaaccacttccaagtacctggaacatAATTAAACAGCCATATACAATCCATCGACAAGACACTATTTTACCGAAACCatcacattccacagtttcaatacaatttattcaagcagtcatactaggtactcaaaccatataaaaagcaagtataaagtataattatttttccttacctcaactccgctgtaattaactcctacgatacgttctaggccctataacaattagtgaaacccttagtccattgataaactcaatatatttattactcttactGTACAGCAAGTTTAACCTAGAATTTGACTCataaaacgtttgaattagaattcctactgttcacaaagtttttagttaatcgaaagacctttctaacggtataaagatcatcaaaattggaattataacctaggagttatgcatgttttttcaaaacagtttctttaaaatcctggatcatgccgatttctgaatatagcccaaaataaaagttttaaaaatagttacatcccgatctagacaatacttccttcataaaaaatgtagctattttCCTAAGCTTTAAAAGgagataaagatcttttaaaatggatcaaaagtgagagagatattgaattttttactGAAGATACTTTTTCTGAaacaaaacttaaaacgaaatatcCTAACCGAGTAAAGATACTAACTTTTGACTGGTAAGAACTCCGAATTAGGGAAATatttcttcaaagaaaatatggattattgaattatatttctaacagtacaagaatcgctgtaaaataatagatatcgagagagatatcacacttttactaaggcaatatcggaaagaaattttcaaaaactgTAAATCGACAGTcagtgtaaaacatgaattttttgacatCGAGATAATGAGAATTAGGAaagagtttcttcataaaaaatatagatcattaaattatctttaaaacgaTACCTAGATCACTGAAAACGGACCTATAAGGAGAgagagatatgatagttttatgaaagcctatttctctgaaaacgaaaataaaaacaactacgaattttacctgaagatttccaagacacggaacgatgatcggttgattgctgaccccgaagctcttaagattaaaacaattgatTTGGTGCAATAGAgaggataaaaaaaattgagagatgGTGAGAATAAAGGAATACGATACTATTTGGTTGCTAGGGTTTTAGAGTATATACTATATAACATA is part of the Cannabis sativa cultivar Pink pepper isolate KNU-18-1 chromosome 5, ASM2916894v1, whole genome shotgun sequence genome and encodes:
- the LOC133038427 gene encoding uncharacterized protein LOC133038427 encodes the protein MEAEEWLRTVEGIVEYMRLGNGDSVACAASLLKKDARIWWDVIKQTRDVAAMTWADFVQVFNKKYYSEAIRSARVDEFTNLRQGKPTVTEYARQFDRLAKFAIDLVPTEFLRIHRFTKGLDSRISRDIAMSGVRATTYAEVLEKALEAELCESRTQNDNTARWEARKASNGGGDNKRKLSSNQHNEADKRNKIGSNNYKGKKPYVEYPLCPTCGRKHPGECRLKAPVFALTRGEAETSNTVVAGQISISGKLCTVLFDSGATHSFIALKMTDKLELPYVNFSYKFMTEFPSGEVMISSRGVRDAPIRIADKELSGDLIELEMRDYDLILGMDWLSRHGATIDCRKRTVAFTPESGEAFIFERIKVSQAYR